Proteins from one Pongo abelii isolate AG06213 chromosome 7, NHGRI_mPonAbe1-v2.0_pri, whole genome shotgun sequence genomic window:
- the CCN3 gene encoding CCN family member 3, with amino-acid sequence MQSVQSTSFCLRKRCLCLTFLLLHLLGQVAATQRCPPQCPGQCPATPPTCAPGVRAVLDGCSCCLVCARQRGESCSDLEPCDESSGLYCDRSADPSNQTGICMAVEGDNCVFDGVIYRSGEKFQPSCKFQCTCRDGQIGCVPRCQLDVLLPEPNCPAPRKVEVPGECCEKWICGPDEEDSLGGLTLAAYRPEATLGVEVSDSSVNCIEQTTEWTACSKSCGMGFSTRVTNRNRQCEMLKQTRLCMVRPCEQEPEQPTDKKGKKCLRTKKSLKAIHLQFKNCTSLHTYKPRFCGVCSDGRCCTPHNTKTIQAEFQCSPGQIVKKPVMVIGTCTCHTNCPKNNEAFLQELELKTTRGKM; translated from the exons ATGCAGAGTGTGCAGAGCACGAGCTTTTGTCTCCGAAAGCGGTGCCTTTGCCTGACCTTCCTGCTTCTCCATCTCCTGGGACAG GTCGCTGCGACTCAGCGCTGCCCTCCCCAGTGCCCGGGCCAGTGCCCCGCGACGCCACCGACCTGCGCCCCCGGGGTGCGCGCGGTGCTGGACGGCTGCTCATGCTGTCTGGTGTGTGCCCGCCAGCGTGGCGAGAGCTGCTCAGATCTGGAGCCATGCGACGAGAGCAGTGGCCTGTACTGTGACCGCAGCGCGGACCCCAGCAACCAGACTGGCATCTGCATGG CGGTAGAGGGAGATAACTGTGTGTTCGATGGGGTCATCTACCGCAGTGGAGAGAAATTTCAGCCAAGCTGCAAATTCCAGTGCACCTGCAGAGATGGGCAGATTGGCTGTGTGCCCCGCTGTCAGCTGGATGTGCTACTGCCTGAGCCTAACTGCCCAGCTCCAAGAAAAGTTGAGGTGCCTGGAGAGTGCTGTGAAAAGTGGATCTGTGGCCCAGATGAGGAGGATTCACTGGGAGGCCTTACCCTTGCAG CTTACAGGCCAGAAGCCACCCTAGGAGTAGAAGTCTCTGACTCAAGTGTCAACTGCATCGAACAGACCACAGAGTGGACGGCTTGCTCCAAGAGCTGTGGTATGGGGTTCTCCACCCGGGTCACCAATAGGAACCGTCAATGTGAGATGCTGAAACAGACTCGGCTCTGCATGGTGCGGCCCTGTGAACAAGAGCCGGAGCAGCCAACAGATAAG aaaggaaaaaagtgtcTCCGCACGAAGAAGTCACTCAAAGCCATCCACCTGCAGTTCAAGAACTGCACCAGCCTGCACACCTACAAGCCCAGGTTCTGTGGGGTCTGCAGTGATGGCCGCTGCTGCACTCCCCACAATACCAAAACCATCCAGGCAGAGTTTCAGTGCTCCCCAGGGCAAATAGTCAAGAAGCCAGTGATGGTCATTGGGACCTGCACCTGTCACACCAACTGTCCTAAGAACAATGAGGCCTTCCTCCAGGAGCTGGAGCTGAAGACTACCAGAGGGAAAATGTAA